AATCGCAGGTTTATATTGTGTACATGGGGGACAAGCCAAAGCTCGACATTCCCACCACTACCACATTGCCTCTTCATGTAAACATGCTTCAAAACGTAGTTGGCAGCAGGTTAAttatcacatatataatataagttTATTGCCTTTTTTTGTTAGGATTAACGAGTTTTCTAGATGAGTAATTGGTGACAATTATATAAGTACTTAACATTACAAGGATAAGATTTGCAATTTAGTAAACTATAGCTAGTCCCTATATATAATTCCTAACTTGAGTTAACGTTTATGTTTATGTTCAGCAATATTGAACAAGAACCTCTCCTACTGCACAGCTACAAGAGAAGCTTCAATGGCTTTGCTGCAAAGCTAACAGAGGAAGAAGCTCAGAAAATGGCTGGTTGTGGATCTAGCTTTCTTTCCAATTTGCATAAAAAGTACTGAccattataaatttatatctAACTGGAagcttgtgtgtgtgtgtgtgtatatatataggaatGGCTGGTGTGGTGTCTGTTTTCCCTAGTAGGAAGCAGAAGCTCCACACAACAAGGTCATGGAACTTCATCGGGTTTCATGAAAACGTGAAGAGAAGCACTGTTGAAAGCGATATCATCGTTGGGATGATCGACTCTGGAGTTTGGCCTGAATCTGCCAGCTTCAGTGATGCCGGGTTCGGCCCACCACCCAAAAAATGGAAAGGCACATGCCAAGGGTTATCCAATTTTACTTGCAACAAGTAAGGCTAATATACTAGACCTATCATGTTGGAAGATAATAAATGTAAAAATTATCCGTTTTATGTGATAATTGATTGACGTGCTATGGTTGAAACAGTAAAATCATTGGAGCACGGTATTACCGCATTAGTGAACCCTTCGTCAAAGGTGAGATCAAGTCTCCACTAGACTCGGAAGGCCATCGAACCCACACTGCATCAACGGCGGCAGGAAACTTAGTTAGCAAAGCAAGCCTATTTGGTTTGGGGTCGGGGACAGCAAGAGGAGGGGTCCCATCAGCACGTACGTATTGCAGTGTACAAAGCATGCTGGTCGACTGGTTGTAGTTTCGCTGATACTCTAGCGGCATTTGATGATGCGATCGCAGATGGTGTCGACATAATATCTGCCTCCCTCGGGCCGACGTCTCCGGACGATTATTTCAGGACACCAGTTACCATTGGAGCCTTTCACGCTTTCAGAAAAGGAATTCTGACTTCCACTGCTGCTGGGAACGACGGTCCAGCCCTCAAGACCATCACAGTCTTTGCGCCATGGTGTCTTTCTGTGGCTGCAACCACCATAGATCGGGAGTTTGTTACCAAGGTTCAATTGGGTAACCAAAAAATCTATGAGGTACAATTAATAGAACCTATAGCTAATTAACCTGCCCTCACTTAAGCAATtgaattaatatattaatttgcttCATTGTCGTATATAGGGAATTGTAACAAACACATTTGACCTCAAGGGCAAGTTCTATCCTCTAATATATGCTGGAGACGCACCCAATAGGACAGCAGGCTACGACGAGTCTATATCTAAGTAAATACAATTATACACGTTGtgtaatatttattggatataGTTTCAGTCTGATAATTAATATGGTGGTACCGTACAGGACATGCAAACCAGGCACGTTAGACCACAATTTGGTGAAGGGCAAGATTGTTCTTTGCGATGGGACGACTGGCTATGGGGCCTATTTTGCAGGTGCAGTTGGAGTTATTTTGCAAAGCCGACCTGTTGCAGATGTGCTTGACCCTCTTCCCATGCCTGCCTCTTGCCTTGGTTTGGATAGTGGTAACAGCATTTACTATTACATTACCTCAACAAGGTACACACAAATATTATTTGTAACTTTTAAGCTAAACCAGATCAGAATGAGGTTaataaattttgaatattGTAATGATTAATTTGTAGGAACCCAACTgcaacaatttttaaaagtaCTGAGGATATTGACACACTGTCCCCATATGTGCCATCCTTCTCATCAAGGGGTCCTAATCCAGTCACTCCTAACATTCTCAAGGTACGTACGTAATTACTTGGAACTTGATGAACACTCAAGacacttttattttatatataattagctAGCTAGGCTGCAGCACTTCATCTTTCCTTAATTTTTCTCCTTGTTATGTTGCAGCCAGATATAGCTGCTCCGGGAGCTTCTATTTTGGCAGCATGGGCTCCAATTGCCCCGGTTTCGGATTATCCAGGAGATGACAGAGTAGCATCATATAATGTAATCTCAGGGACATCAATGGCTTGCCCACATGCCACGGGGGTAGCTGCATACGTCAAATCATTTCACCCCAATTGGACTCCTGCTGCTATCCAATCTGCTCTTATTACCACCGGTAGGGCTGTGTATAAACGTGATCAGTTATTATGccagaaaaattattttaattacgtACAATTTTAGTATGGCCtaaccacgtatatcttggATTATTTGTAACGATTTTGTAGCAAAACCCCTGAGTCCCGATCTTAACCCTGAAGCCGAATTTGCATACGGAGCTGGCCAAATTGACCCTGTTAGGGCTCCATATCCTGGTTTGGTATATGATGCTACTGAACTGGACTACATAGAATTTTTGTGTGCACAAGGCTATAGTACCAAATTATTGCAATCTATTACCGGGCACAAGAGTAGCTGCTCATCAAAAACTAATTATGGAGCACTCAGTGATAATTTGAATTATCCTTCTTTTGCACTTTCCTCCTCGAATCCAAACTCCATCAGTGGGGTTTTCAATAGGACAGCCACAAATGTTGGATCACCAAGGTCCACATATAAAGCTAAAGTGATAGGTGCAACAAAGGGACTCGAAATCAAAGTTAATCCAAGCATTCTGTCGTTCTCATCTCTCGGGCAGAAGCTATTCTTTCAGGTCACAATAAAAGGGTCAATTCATCACAAATCCCGTGTCTCTGCTTCTCTGGTGTGGGATGATGGTACTTTCCAAGTCAGGAGCCCCATTGTTGTCTATGCTATCTATTATTGATgtaagaataagaaaaagcAAATTGCACTGCTGAGGATCAAATGCAAATTGCACtctaatatttaatatatatcgATTATGAGTGATGAGACTTTACTATGATGCAGAAACTTGAAAtgtatcttttattttattgtacttatttttttaggaCATTTTTAATTGAGCTGGACGATAACATACTAAACTCGCACATACTACACTGATGCGAGTTACTTGGAACTTGGAACTTGATGAACACTCAAgactgttttattttatatataattagctAGCTAGGCTGCAGCACTTCATCTCTCCTTAATTTTTCTCCTTGTTATGTTGCAGCCAGATATAGCTGCTCCGGGAGCTTCTATTTTGGCAGCATTTCCTCCAATTGCCCCTGTTTCGTTTGTTCAAGGAGATGACAGAGTAGCATCATACAATTTCGTCTCAGGGACATCAATGGCTTGCCCACATGCCACTGGGGTAGCTGCATACGTCAAATCATTTCACCCCAATTGGTCTCCTGCTGCTATCCAATCCGCTATTATCACCACCGGTAGGGCTGTGTATAAACGTGATAAGTTATTATGAAAGaacaattattttaattacttaCAATTTTAGTACGGCCTAACCATGTATATCTTGGATTATTTGTAACGATTTTGCAGCTAAACCCCTAAGTCCCGATCTTAACCCTGAAGCCGAATTTGCATATGGAGCAGGCCAAATTGACCCTGTTAGGGCTCCATATCCTGGTTTGGTATATGATGCTACGGAGCTGGACTACATAGAATTTTTGTGTGCACAAGGATATAGTACCAAATTATTGCAGTCTATTACCGGGCACAAGAGTAGCTGCTCATCAAAAACTAATCATGGAGCACTCAGTGATAATTTGAATTATCCTTCTTTTGCACTTTCCTCCTCTAATCCAAACTCCATCAGTGGGGTTTTCAATAGGACAGCCACAAATGTTGGATCACCAAGGTCCACATATAAAGCTAAAGTGATAGTTGCAACGAAGGGACTCAAAATCAAAGTTAATCCAAGCATTCTATCGTTCTCATCTCTCGGGCAGAAGCTATCCTTTCAGGTTACAGTAAAAGGGTCAATTCATCACAAATCCAGTGTCTCTGCTTCTCTGGTGTGGGATGATGGTACTTTCCAAGTCAGGAGCCCCATTGTTGTCTATGCTATATATTAAGTGGTGCATTGGATCATGTAATCCTGTATTGATGTAAGAATAATAAGAAAAAGCAAATTGCACTACTAAGGATCAAATGCCACATCTCAAATATCGACTATGAGTGATGAGACTTTACTATGATGCAGAAACTTGAAATGTATCTTTTATGTTATTGTGTACTTGTTTGGAGTGATCCCATGCAAATCCCACCCTCGttgttgttcttctttttgtttttttaggaCATTTTATATTGAGATGGGTaataacatattaaactcacacatacTACACGGATGCTAAGATTCGAACCCAAGACATTTCCTAAGAAGGAACATTTGCTCCAACATATTAAACTTACACATACTACACGGATGTTAGGACTCAAACCCAAGACATTTCCTAAGAATGAACATttgctccaaaccactacactagtgggtcatttgttgttgttgtttatgCTTAAATAATccatttcaaatttgagataTTGAATAATAAATGAGCTAGTTCattagtttatatatatataaaagaataaTCTAATTCAAAATTGAGATTCAAGATGGAAAAGTAAACGAGTGTCGTTCTCCCCCAACGGAAGAAGCACGAAAGATGGTTGGTGAGGATGGTGTTGTGTCTGTTAAGCAGCTCCACACAAGAAGGTCATGGGACTTCATTGGGGTTGTATGAAAAATGattcaaacaatttttttttgggagattcactactATATCCAATAttggggcccaaattataaaaacacCCTACATAAaatagactttagaaacacacccaaagtccatttacaacataacaaagagactTCAAACTtcatataaattacaaaactaccaTCAATTTGTTAAAACAAGCCCCACCCTAAAATCTCATTCAAAAAACCCTCACTAGggcatcaaaataatttattaatcaaaattaaattcaatagggccagctgtcattttttaggcttttttagggtttgtttatagaaattaaatgttGTAGGGTTTATCTATATCACTAGTGCTGagaatgggtatatgactaaatatctcttcttcttttttttagcTAAACCCATGAGTGCCAATCTTAATTTTGATGCCGAATTTGCATACGGAGCTGGCCAGATAAACCCTATCAGGGCTCCATATTCTGGTTTGGTATATGATGCCACGGAAACAGATTACATCAAATTTTTGTGTGCACATGGCCACACCACCAAATTGTTGCAGATGATAACAAAGAACAATAACAATCAATGCTCATCAGAATCAAACGATGGAAATGTACTCAGTGATCACCTAAACCAACCATCCTTTGTGATTTCCACCCAGCATCCAAATCAACTGTCACCAATGATCGACATATGAAGCTAAAGTTCTCGGTGCACTAAAAGCAATTGAAATCAAAGTTAATCCAAGCGTTCTTTCACATCTCTTGGGCAGAAGCTATCTTTTTCAGTCACAGTAAATGGGTCAATTGAGAAATCCAAACGTTCAAGCGTTCTTTCGTTCACATCTCTATGGCGTCTGCAAAAGTGCTTTTGCATTGTTAGTGAAAGTTGAGCTGGGATGCACATGCACTAGTGAGTCCATTATCATTATGGGGGACCAAGTCATTACCGATATGGTCGGTTTAACTTATAATTGTAACCAAACCGAACCAGGATCGTCTtcttgacaaaaagaaaaaaccatgaTCACCCTAGttgaaatgaaatggaaatggagATCTCATCATTATGACGCAAACAAATTGACGTAACCATGGAAGAACAATACGTGATTCACGAGGTTGGAGATTAAACAATGAACGACAAGTAAATTTATTGTgcctttaatttctttttcgaAGATCAGCTTATTAATCTCTTACACGTGTTGATTCCTTACCTTACCTCAATATCCCCTTAAGCTATAGGGGTTGATAAAAATACGTCAGCTAGATATAAGCGTTATACTTAAGGAAGAAATGGTTTGAGTGTGTGGAAGAAATGGTTTGATCACAAAATTTCGGATTCGGATCCTCTGCAGGTTCTAATGTGCTTGTCATTCACTTGCCTTTTAATCTTAACCATACATCACAAATTCAAAAAGTGTGTGTGAACAAAAGAGTAGTGCATTTTGAATGTGCGTAGGATCAAATGTGAATCATTAGATTTGTAATACACGTACGTATGATTAGGATTAAAGCAAACATGTGAAACGCATGGCTAAATCTTAGTATAAATACATGATGTTcttggatgagattgcccatCTTTTCCAAGCACGTTTATAGGTTTTGTAGTGACTCTGACCCCCATAATGGCTTTAGTTCCATGGTCGTTTCTCCTTCTCAGCGTGGCAACAGTATTTACCATTAAATTAGCTCaacaaggttttttttttttttttttttatttttataaatagttcCAACTTCTAAGCTACAACAGAGAATTAGCTAACCTAATTTACGATTATGGCTAATTGATAAACCCTGTCCCCATATGACATCATTCTCATCAAGGTAATAACTGTTGGAGTTTGAAAGCAAAATGGTGTGGTGTGGGTTCTTGTCCTACATTGCGAAACCTCAAGTTTTCAAACAAAGCACTTTCTTGGTTTGTTAAGTGTGGTGGACTTTGGAGAGATGTGCTTGTTGGGCTAGGCTATAAGGTTTGGCATTGGATTTTGCatgaataataattattattattaatcaatTGGCCTTGGGGAAATTTACTCAAGACACCCAATAACATAAGCTACGAATTGATTTTTCCTAAAGAACAACTTGATGAACATTCTCAAGTCTTTTATATAATTAGCCAGGCCGCAGTACTTCATctctgatttttattttttttcctgttatGTTGCGGCCGGATTTAGCTGCTCCGGGAGCTTCTAGTCTAGCAGCATGGCCTCCAAAAATGTCCCTATTTCAGATATTGAAGATCTAGATGACAGAGTAGTACCATCACCATACAAGGGGAAGGAGATTACTTCTTGCAAATCACAGTTTGACACATACAAAAACAATTCATTAAaaacaccaaaagaaaaatctctATATATGACACTACATAATTCGACTACTTAAATCTTTTGTGTGCACAAGGCTATGGTACCAAATTATTACAAATTATTAGTAGGGACAAGAGTGGCTGctcatcaaaaaataattatggaaCACTCGGTGATTAATTAACAAAACCATAGTCTCTGCTTCTCTGGTGTGGGATGATGGTACTTTCCAAGTGAGGAGCCCCATTGTTGTATATCTTGAAATTTAAAAGGTGCGTGACCATGTAATCATGTATTGATGTATCAATAAGAAACGGCAAGTTGCTGAAATTTTTGCCAGATTAAAATGCCAGATTAtgaaaatttattatatttgtaCATCATGAGTGATGAGGCTTTCCTGTGATGCGAAAACTTGAAATGTATCCCTTATTAGGGATCATTTTATGGTACTCTATGTAATCCAAGTCTgtactttgttttccattcttGGAGTGGGAAAGGGAATTTTGCCCCCAATTGATAGGTGTATATGTATAGACAATAAATTGAAAGCTATACGTAGGTAGCATTCCCATACCAAATCACATCCCTTCTTGTTCATACTTTAATTAAGAACGAAAAGAGACCAACCAGAAAACTTTTAATGGGTACTTGCCATGTGACAAGAAGTGGTCCGTCCAAATTTTTCTCCTGAACCAATAGATTATTAAGAGTATTTTCACACATTTGTTATTGGAAAAGATAAGAAGAGGCAATAGCTGTTATTATTTACATTAATAGTACCTGCCCTAgcaattttttaattgattttccacccattg
The Prunus dulcis chromosome 2, ALMONDv2, whole genome shotgun sequence DNA segment above includes these coding regions:
- the LOC117619268 gene encoding LOW QUALITY PROTEIN: cucumisin-like (The sequence of the model RefSeq protein was modified relative to this genomic sequence to represent the inferred CDS: deleted 1 base in 1 codon), with amino-acid sequence MGDKPKLDIPTTTTLPLHVNMLQNVVGSSNIEQEPLLLHSYKRSFNGFAAKLTEEEAQKMAGMAGVVSVFPSRKQKLHTTRSWNFIGFHENVKRSTVESDIIVGMIDSGVWPESASFSDAGFGPPPKKWKGTCQGLSNFTCNNKIIGARYYRISEPFVKGEIKSPLDSEGHRTHTASTAAGNLVSKASLFGLGSGTARGGVPSAVRIAVYKACWSTGCSFADTLAAFDDAIADGVDIISASLGPTSPDDYFRTPVTIGAFHAFRKGILTSTAAGNDGPALKTITVFAPWCLSVAATTIDREFVTKVQLGNQKIYEGIVTNTFDLKGKFYPLIYAGDAPNRTAGYDESISKTCKPGTLDHNLVKGKIVLCDGTTGYGAYFAGAVGVILQSRPVADVLDPLPMPASCLGLDSGNSIYYYITSTRNPTATIFKSTEDIDTLSPYVPSFSSRGPNPVTPNILKPDIAAPGASILAAWAPIAPVSDYPGDDRVASYNVISGTSMACPHATGVAAYVKSFHPNWTPAAIQSALITTAKPLSPDLNPEAEFAYGAGQIDPVRAPYPGLVYDATELDYIEFLCAQGYSTKLLQSITGHKSSCSSKTNHGALSDNLNYPSFALSSSNPNSISGVFNRTATNVGSPRSTYKAKVIVATKGLKIKVNPSILSFSSLGQKLSFQVTVKGSIHHKSSVSASLVWDDGTFQVRSPIVVYAIY